From the Candidatus Poribacteria bacterium genome, the window ATTGGAATTCGCTGATACTGTGCGGCGCACATCTCCGCGGCATCGGCTTCAAGCCGCAAGACTTCGGCGTAATCTCCCTTCTGTTCTGCCAGTTCTCGCTGTTTCCTGAAGAAGGTTGGATAGATACCAAACTCGTAAAACCGATGCGGATAGCGCGGTAACCACGTTGCGATGAATTTCACGATTTTTTCGCGCTCGGCATTCATCACGGCAGAGGCATCGGGGTTACAATCCGCTTCCATAAATTTCTGCCACGCGGCTTCGGCGCGAGTCAGGTGATATTGGTGGAGTTCCTGAATCTCACGCGCCTCTTTTTCGGCGCGTGCTACCCACTTCTCGTAGCCGTGTAGCGTATAGTAGGCGTGTGCGATCTCGTTCATCGGAACAGAGATGCGCTTGAGACATTCCGCGGCGGCTTCGTGCCAGAGGGCACGTCTACCAAAATCGCCGGATTGCGTGTAGCGGTCAATAAAGACCGCAGCGGTCGCCGTGCCTTCCCGAATTGCGATAGCGGGCTGCGCGGTTAAAAGCAGAATCGGAAGAATCAATAAGCCACGCATCAAAACGTGTCCCTCGTTTGTGACGGGTTATTGTAGCATAAAGCGGACGGTTCCAGAGAAGGTTTCATCAGGTGCAAGCACAATCACGCCTGCTGGGATCCCCCGTGCCTCTAAATTGATAGCATCCGTTGGGCAGGTGTAAGGCTCAAAACAGATGGCATCCCTATCAGGCGGGGTATAGACAACAAGCTCCCTGAACTGTGCGTCCGATTCCATCACCATACCGTAGCCGGTATCTCTGTTTTCTATGCGGCATCGACTGAACCCCTCAACCCATTGAACGTCCGTGAAAACATGGTCGAGTTTCAGTTTCGCGAACGGCTGCCCATTCCGGAGATCCAGCGTGTCAGCAACATCGTGCTGTGTCCCGGTTGGCACGAGAACCCCGTCCAATTCCCAATACTTCGCAGCGGGGACGGTAATTACGGCTTCGGCTGCGTTCGCCTCGGTGCCGAGGTCTACACTAAAATAGGGATGGATACCGAACCCCATCGGCATGTTTCGAGCCCCCGTGTTCTCAATCGCAATCCCCATCGTTAGCACGGCATCTTTGAGCGTATAGGTAATCTCGATTCTAAAAGGGAACGGATACTGGCGACCGACATCGGGAAAATCTTGAGAATTAAGTGAACATACGAGTGTCGCGCCGTTTTCATCGGCGATATGGCTCTCGACCTGATACGGGAGATTCAACAATAAGCCGTGGATCGTTGTAGGGGACTCCGGTGCTTTGTCGAACTGGTAGGTTTCTGCCTCAAATTGCCACGTGCCGTTGCGGATTCGGTTGGGAAAAGGAAATAGAATCGGATTGCCGTAAGCAGTCGGACGTTCCTCCAAGGTCGCGAGATCCGGCGGGGCATCTATCAGGTTCAACCACGTCTCCCCATCGGCGACCCTGAAGGCGTAGCAGTTATTACCGAGTGCCGGGACGATCTCAGCGACAGCCTTTCCATCTTGCTGGATGTAGTAAACTTGAAAACTACTTACCGTTTCTACGGCTACTGAATACGTTGTATCCGCCATCGTTCT encodes:
- a CDS encoding aldose 1-epimerase, producing the protein MRIFSFRRSGRRRWHPALQIATACAFFLLSTIPTNADGERTMADTTYSVAVETVSSFQVYYIQQDGKAVAEIVPALGNNCYAFRVADGETWLNLIDAPPDLATLEERPTAYGNPILFPFPNRIRNGTWQFEAETYQFDKAPESPTTIHGLLLNLPYQVESHIADENGATLVCSLNSQDFPDVGRQYPFPFRIEITYTLKDAVLTMGIAIENTGARNMPMGFGIHPYFSVDLGTEANAAEAVITVPAAKYWELDGVLVPTGTQHDVADTLDLRNGQPFAKLKLDHVFTDVQWVEGFSRCRIENRDTGYGMVMESDAQFRELVVYTPPDRDAICFEPYTCPTDAINLEARGIPAGVIVLAPDETFSGTVRFMLQ